The following coding sequences are from one Muntiacus reevesi chromosome 17, mMunRee1.1, whole genome shotgun sequence window:
- the LOC136148366 gene encoding olfactory receptor 2S2-like, with protein sequence MRWMQTETNGENQTVVTEFVLLGFHDHHKLEVVLFVLCLGIYSMNVLGNALLIGLNMLDPRLHTPMYFFLSNLALIDICGTSSFVPLMLVHFLEAQSTISFPGCALQMCLTLALGSTECVLLAMMACDRYVAICQPLRYSELMNQQTCMWMAAVTWGAGFANSLLQSSLTWSLPFCGHNIINHFFCEILAVLKLACGDISLNALLLMTASTVLTLAPLLLILLSYVFILTAILRVPSAAGRHKAFSTCSAHLTVVVIFYGTLSFIYFKPKGKYLNLDKLLALFYGVVTPSLNPIIYSLRNTEVKAATIALLRGDLLSRKMSRFPLVL encoded by the coding sequence ATGAGATGGATGCAGACCGAGACGAATGGGGAAAACCAGACAGTCGTGACGGAGTTTGTCCTGCTGGGGTTCCATGACCACCACAAACTAGAGGTGGTCTTGTTTGTGCTCTGCCTGGGCATCTACTCCATGAACGTGCTGGGGAACGCCCTCCTCATCGGGCTGAACATGCTGGACCCCCGcctgcacacccccatgtacttcttcctcagcaaCCTCGCCCTCATAGACATCTGTGGCACATCCTCCTTCGTGCCTCTCATGCTGGTCCACTTCCTGGAAGCCCAGAGCACCATCTCCTTCCCTGGCTGTGCCCTGCAAATGTGCCTGACCCTGGCGCTGGGCTCCACAGAGTGCGTGCTCCTGGCCATGATGGCGTGTGACCGGTACGTGGCCATCTGCCAGCCGCTTCGCTACTCTGAGCTCATGAACCAGCAGACCTGCATGTGGATGGCAGCGGTGACCTGGGGGGCAGGTTTTgccaattcccttctccaatccAGTCTCACCTGGAGCCTCCCCTTCTGTGGCCACAATATCAtcaaccacttcttctgtgagaTCTTGGCGGTGCTGAAACTAGCCTGTGGGGACATCTCTCTCAATGCACTGCTCTTAATGACGGCTTCCACTGTCCTGACGCTGGCCCCACTGCTGCTCATCCTCCTGTCCTACGTGTTCATCCTCACTGCCATCCTGAGGGTGCCCTCTGCTGCCGGCCGGCACAAAGCCTTCTCTACCTGCTCTGCCCACCTCACAGTGGTGGTGATTTTCTATGGAACTCTCTCCTTCATTTACTTCAAGCCCAAAGGCAAGTACCTCAACTTAGATAAGCTTCTTGCATTGTTCTATGGGGTCGTGACTCCCTCGCTGAACCCcatcatctacagcctgaggaacacgGAGGTGAAAGCTGCCACCATAGCTCTGCTGAGGGGAGACCTCCTCTCCAGGAAGATGTCCCGCTTTCCTTTGGTTCTCTAA